The proteins below are encoded in one region of Bdellovibrio bacteriovorus:
- a CDS encoding YceI family protein, whose translation MKKLVLSALMTVISASAFAKSIPAGTYTIDTAHSKVGFEIPHLVIATVEGRFTGFDGAIVIDPKLEKSKANLNVDVATINTDNKDRDDHLKSPDFFDVAKNPKMTFVTKKVIGTADKLKLVGDLTLKGKTKEVTLDVKYLGDVNDPFGNHKVAFSASGLINRKDFGLTWSKAVEAGPVVGDEVTLIIKIEANKPVEKKG comes from the coding sequence ATGAAAAAGCTAGTATTAAGTGCGTTGATGACAGTGATCAGTGCTTCCGCGTTCGCAAAGAGCATCCCAGCAGGAACTTATACAATTGATACAGCCCACTCGAAAGTCGGCTTTGAGATCCCCCACCTGGTGATTGCAACCGTCGAAGGCCGCTTTACAGGTTTTGATGGCGCGATTGTGATTGATCCGAAGCTTGAAAAATCAAAAGCAAATCTGAACGTCGATGTTGCGACCATTAATACAGACAACAAAGACCGCGATGACCATCTAAAAAGCCCCGACTTCTTTGACGTCGCTAAAAATCCTAAAATGACGTTTGTTACAAAGAAGGTCATTGGTACAGCTGACAAGTTGAAACTTGTGGGCGACCTGACTTTGAAAGGTAAAACTAAAGAAGTGACTTTGGATGTGAAGTATTTGGGTGATGTGAATGATCCGTTTGGAAATCACAAAGTGGCTTTTTCAGCAAGCGGTCTTATTAATCGCAAGGACTTCGGTTTAACTTGGAGTAAAGCCGTCGAAGCAGGCCCTGTTGTCGGCGACGAAGTGACTTTGATCATCAAAATTGAAGCCAATAAACCTGTTGAGAAAAAAGGCTAA
- the ppk1 gene encoding polyphosphate kinase 1 has protein sequence MNTPKVASPKRTSKKQSTRKPKVVEHPLSSESLFSSREIGWLNFNRRVLAEAEDVRNPLLERVRFLSISGSNLDEFFMKRVGGLKRHVAYGISPKSADGKTPLHQLQEIRSFVNPMLQDQAHCFSKSLKPALEKEEIFLLSWNELSDKEKEQVKKYYHKNVFPVLTPLSVDPGHPFPFISNLSISLGVTLKHPHNEDKLFARVKIPKVLPQWIRVDPESSVYRFVSLLEVIKENLADLFPSMQVLDIMPFRLTRNADSDQDQEDAEDLLEAIEEELRQRRFAEVVRLEHGPKPDPWMLKFLMEELELTEDDIYELPSMLDFTDLGIIADLNLPKLKFEPYTPVVSPAFADDGAGIFNAIKMSDQLVHNPYESFKASVENFIRVASEDPKVLAIKMTLYRTGDNSPFIKALIRAAEQGKQVVCLVELKARFDEERNIYWATELENAGVHVVYGVVGLKTHAKTALVVRQEQEGLKCYAHIGTGNYNVATSRFYTDLGLLTAREEITSDIVEFFHYLTGRSLKSNYQNLLIAPVNMFTRFKAMIEREAEHAKQGKPAQIIAKFNNFEENDIAVALYAASQKGVDIDMIVRGFCCLRPGVPGMSERIRVSSIIGRFLEHSRLFYFRNGAKDPVDGEFYLGSADWMYRNLHARVEAIVPILDRNLKEKCWEILNLCVKEQRQSWHMNSDGTYTRRNSTDIGIHQTLMQMAKARVTLVEDSHSGAD, from the coding sequence TTGAACACGCCAAAAGTGGCTTCGCCGAAAAGAACATCTAAAAAACAGTCCACGCGTAAGCCGAAGGTTGTTGAACATCCTCTGTCATCTGAAAGTCTTTTTTCCAGTCGTGAAATCGGATGGCTTAATTTCAATCGACGTGTCTTGGCTGAAGCTGAAGACGTGCGCAACCCGCTTTTAGAGCGTGTGCGATTCTTAAGTATTTCTGGTTCAAATTTAGATGAATTTTTTATGAAGCGCGTGGGTGGATTAAAGCGTCACGTGGCGTATGGTATTTCACCGAAATCAGCGGATGGTAAAACGCCGCTGCATCAGTTGCAGGAGATTCGTTCTTTTGTAAACCCCATGCTGCAGGATCAAGCCCATTGTTTCAGTAAGAGTTTGAAACCTGCTTTGGAAAAAGAAGAAATTTTTCTTCTTTCATGGAATGAGCTTTCTGATAAAGAAAAAGAACAGGTTAAAAAGTACTATCACAAAAATGTGTTCCCAGTGCTGACGCCTTTATCGGTAGATCCAGGACATCCATTCCCATTCATCTCAAATCTTTCTATTTCATTGGGTGTCACGCTCAAGCATCCGCACAACGAAGATAAACTTTTTGCGCGTGTGAAAATTCCTAAGGTGTTGCCACAATGGATCCGGGTAGATCCGGAATCTTCGGTCTATCGCTTTGTCAGCTTGTTGGAAGTTATTAAAGAGAATCTGGCGGATCTATTTCCCTCAATGCAAGTCTTAGACATCATGCCGTTTCGTCTGACCCGGAATGCGGACTCGGACCAGGATCAAGAAGATGCGGAAGATTTATTGGAAGCGATTGAAGAAGAACTTCGTCAGCGTCGGTTTGCGGAGGTCGTGCGTTTAGAGCATGGACCAAAACCGGATCCATGGATGCTGAAGTTTTTAATGGAAGAGTTGGAGCTGACGGAAGATGATATTTATGAACTTCCCAGTATGCTCGACTTTACGGATTTGGGTATTATCGCGGATTTAAATCTTCCTAAGTTGAAGTTTGAGCCCTACACTCCGGTTGTATCTCCGGCCTTTGCTGATGACGGGGCGGGGATTTTTAACGCCATCAAAATGTCGGATCAGCTGGTGCACAACCCTTACGAAAGTTTCAAAGCTTCCGTAGAAAATTTTATTCGTGTTGCTTCAGAAGACCCGAAGGTTTTGGCGATCAAAATGACTTTGTACCGCACAGGTGACAACAGTCCATTCATCAAAGCGTTGATTCGTGCAGCCGAGCAAGGAAAGCAAGTCGTCTGCTTGGTGGAGTTGAAAGCCCGCTTCGATGAAGAAAGAAATATCTATTGGGCAACCGAGCTTGAAAATGCCGGTGTTCACGTTGTGTACGGTGTCGTGGGTTTGAAAACACACGCGAAGACCGCGCTCGTGGTCCGACAGGAACAAGAAGGCCTTAAGTGTTATGCGCATATCGGGACGGGGAACTATAACGTTGCTACTTCTCGCTTTTATACGGACTTGGGACTTCTGACGGCACGTGAAGAGATCACGAGCGACATCGTTGAGTTCTTTCACTATCTGACGGGAAGATCCTTAAAAAGCAATTATCAGAATTTGTTAATTGCGCCGGTGAACATGTTCACACGCTTTAAGGCGATGATTGAACGTGAAGCCGAACATGCAAAACAGGGAAAGCCTGCTCAGATCATCGCGAAGTTTAATAACTTTGAAGAAAATGATATTGCCGTCGCTCTTTATGCGGCTTCGCAAAAAGGTGTCGATATCGATATGATTGTTCGGGGTTTTTGTTGTTTACGTCCCGGCGTCCCCGGAATGAGCGAGCGCATCCGTGTCAGTTCCATCATCGGCAGATTCTTAGAACATTCTCGGCTTTTCTATTTCCGCAATGGCGCCAAAGACCCTGTGGATGGAGAGTTTTATCTGGGTTCGGCGGATTGGATGTATCGCAATCTGCATGCTCGTGTGGAAGCCATCGTGCCGATTTTAGACCGAAACTTGAAAGAGAAATGCTGGGAGATTTTAAATCTCTGTGTAAAAGAGCAGCGTCAGTCATGGCACATGAATTCTGACGGAACTTATACACGCCGCAACTCTACGGATATCGGAATTCACCAAACTTTGATGCAAATGGCGAAAGCTCGCGTTACATTGGTGGAGGATAGTCACTCAGGGGCCGATTAA
- the thiL gene encoding thiamine-phosphate kinase: MRNTPKEWSLIDKIRQRVQRPNEHTVVPLGDDAFVFKNFPGYSVICQDMMVENVHFRLDYCSAEDLGHKALAVNLSDIAAMGARPHFAQVSLALPKNITESWLDAFYKSMSDLADKFECEIVGGDLAFSDDKLVIDVSVHGSCEKPLTRKGACVGDLLLSSGPLGLSHTGLLALQKNLEGCATAKTKHRRPTPRLDLVADMIQRRFEIHAVMDCSDGLVNDALRLLPENSGITFFKESLPLHEETLELAKKLNIPATDFALWGGEDYELLIAIPADCYGHFSKWHMVGQFTSEKGVFLSDKNSKEEILEFKGWKHF; this comes from the coding sequence ATGCGCAATACACCTAAAGAATGGTCTCTCATAGATAAGATTCGACAGAGGGTCCAGCGTCCAAATGAACACACTGTCGTCCCTTTAGGCGACGATGCGTTTGTTTTCAAAAATTTTCCGGGCTATTCAGTGATCTGTCAGGACATGATGGTCGAAAACGTGCACTTTCGACTCGACTACTGCTCTGCGGAAGACTTAGGTCACAAAGCTTTGGCCGTGAATTTAAGCGATATTGCCGCGATGGGAGCTCGACCTCACTTCGCGCAAGTCTCGCTAGCCCTGCCAAAAAATATAACGGAATCTTGGCTTGACGCATTTTACAAAAGTATGAGCGATTTAGCTGATAAGTTTGAATGCGAAATTGTCGGCGGCGATCTCGCTTTTTCAGATGACAAATTGGTGATTGATGTCAGCGTCCACGGCTCTTGCGAAAAACCACTGACACGAAAAGGGGCTTGCGTGGGTGATCTTCTTTTAAGCAGTGGCCCCTTGGGACTTTCGCATACCGGTTTGCTGGCTCTGCAAAAAAATCTGGAGGGTTGTGCAACTGCAAAGACAAAACACCGGCGCCCAACCCCTCGACTGGATTTAGTCGCAGACATGATTCAGCGCCGATTTGAAATTCACGCTGTGATGGATTGCAGTGATGGTTTAGTGAACGACGCCCTTCGTCTGCTTCCTGAAAATTCCGGCATCACATTCTTCAAAGAGAGTCTGCCTCTACATGAAGAGACTTTAGAGCTTGCCAAAAAGCTGAACATCCCCGCCACCGACTTCGCTCTTTGGGGCGGTGAAGACTACGAACTTTTGATCGCTATTCCCGCCGACTGCTACGGGCACTTTTCTAAATGGCATATGGTCGGTCAATTTACGTCTGAAAAAGGTGTGTTTTTAAGTGACAAAAACTCGAAAGAAGAAATTCTAGAGTTTAAAGGCTGGAAACACTTTTAA
- a CDS encoding LysR family transcriptional regulator, with translation MEQLDLNQIRTFVRLVKTGSFTKTAQLMHQPKSRISRKLAALEKDLGVQLIYRTTRQFQLTETGRQFYERAQGLIEGLENLSNEVSEATAEVSGLIKVTAPDDMGVKNLPPLLDEFSKIYPLVYFELQLSQAYIDLVKESVDVAIRVGTLKDSSLRARKVGSVKNIFVATPGFLERYRSWEEVSQLSHLPFVGMSGKGIEVVRASDSKKLDIKPNYVFRANNPGALVEFALLGKGLAFVPEFLCVDHLRSGRLIHVHKNLRGPEVPINIVTPDQKEVPLKIKKFTEFIAKRLKETLASQS, from the coding sequence ATGGAACAATTAGACCTCAATCAAATACGTACCTTTGTGAGACTGGTGAAGACCGGAAGCTTCACTAAAACCGCGCAGTTAATGCATCAGCCTAAATCACGCATCAGCCGAAAGCTTGCGGCGTTGGAAAAGGACTTGGGTGTGCAGTTGATCTATCGAACGACGCGGCAATTTCAACTGACTGAAACCGGCCGTCAGTTTTACGAGCGGGCACAGGGCCTGATTGAAGGCTTGGAAAATCTGTCAAACGAAGTTAGCGAGGCGACAGCTGAGGTGTCAGGTTTGATCAAGGTTACGGCTCCCGACGATATGGGTGTAAAGAACTTGCCACCGCTCTTAGACGAGTTTTCAAAAATCTATCCTCTTGTCTACTTCGAGCTGCAATTAAGCCAGGCGTATATTGATCTGGTGAAGGAATCTGTCGACGTGGCGATTCGTGTCGGCACTTTGAAGGACAGTTCTTTAAGGGCTCGTAAAGTGGGGTCGGTCAAAAATATTTTTGTCGCCACTCCGGGATTTTTAGAGCGCTATCGCAGTTGGGAAGAGGTTTCGCAACTAAGCCATCTGCCCTTTGTTGGAATGTCGGGCAAAGGCATTGAGGTCGTACGCGCGTCTGATTCGAAGAAGCTCGACATCAAGCCGAATTATGTATTTCGTGCGAACAATCCGGGAGCTCTGGTGGAGTTTGCTCTTTTAGGAAAGGGACTGGCTTTTGTTCCAGAGTTTCTGTGTGTAGATCATTTGCGATCGGGAAGGCTGATTCATGTGCATAAGAATTTGCGCGGACCTGAAGTGCCGATCAATATCGTGACACCGGATCAAAAAGAAGTGCCCCTGAAGATCAAGAAATTCACCGAGTTTATTGCAAAAAGATTGAAGGAAACTTTGGCGTCGCAGTCTTAG
- a CDS encoding PilZ domain-containing protein — MTSLARYHGRSPRYILDTEDESLIRVAGPKQVPWEEGTEIKNVSLTGLAFTAPDDLCPLLGEVVKIQFVPPGAKQMACYGIVTRLENISESRTLVGVHFYKLEMSQRIVLAQGLARKFKENQERSEIDGLLNRTRPKVSLANLPQLVMMGLLATLWCGAIWSLLRFEYAGLYKKLLGLF; from the coding sequence ATGACGAGTCTTGCACGCTATCATGGCCGATCCCCGCGATACATCCTCGATACTGAGGACGAAAGTCTTATTCGCGTCGCGGGTCCCAAGCAAGTTCCTTGGGAAGAAGGCACTGAAATTAAAAATGTTTCTTTAACGGGTTTGGCGTTCACCGCTCCCGACGATCTTTGCCCGCTGTTAGGTGAGGTCGTGAAGATTCAGTTTGTTCCACCAGGCGCAAAACAAATGGCGTGTTATGGCATCGTCACTCGCTTAGAAAACATTTCGGAATCTCGCACGCTTGTAGGAGTTCACTTCTACAAACTCGAGATGTCACAAAGAATTGTTTTAGCCCAAGGCTTGGCTCGCAAATTCAAAGAAAACCAAGAGCGCAGCGAAATCGATGGTCTTTTAAATCGCACGCGTCCCAAAGTCAGTTTAGCCAACTTGCCCCAACTGGTGATGATGGGGCTTTTAGCGACTTTGTGGTGCGGGGCCATTTGGAGTTTGCTGCGTTTTGAATATGCAGGTCTTTACAAAAAACTTCTGGGTCTTTTCTAA